In Beggiatoa leptomitoformis, the genomic window TGTATTTAACAAATATAGCAATGTCGATTGTGTGCTTTGCATATCGACTTCACCTTGAATATTTGCCTGCATATTTTGCGCAAGATTCACCGCTTGTTCAGTCCATACCGCAAAAGCACTGGCGGCAAGGGTCGCAATTGCAATAATCCATAGGGTTAGAACAAGAATAAATCCTTGTTGTTTGTGCGGTAATAGACGGTAGGTTTTCATGTTGGTGATTTAACGCATTGCTTGCCATGCTGCACCTAATAGAACAACTTGCTGATTTAAAATAATATAAATAGGAATTTGTTCGTTAATGACACGGTAACGTCCTTTTTCATAAAAAGCATTTAAAAAATAAGGTTTTTGTAGTTCTGCTAAAATTTTGGGTGCAATACCGCCGCCTAAATAAACCCCGCCATAACTTAGACATTTTAACGCCATATTGCCTGCTTCTGCGCCGTAAAGGCTGGTAAAAATTTCTAGGGTTTTATTGCATAATGTACTGCTGTTTGTCAGGGCGAAGTGTGAGATTAACGCGCTAGGGTCAGTTGCTTGTTGTAATTGTTGACTAATAATAGGTGATTCTTGAGCGTAGCCTTGATTTTTTAGAAAATCATAAATCACTTGCAGACCTGCACCTGAAAGGAGGCGTTCATAACTGACATGATTAAATCGTTGTTGTAAAAAACGTAACAGTTCAATTTCTAAGTCATTGCGTGGTGCAAAATCAACATGTCCGCCTTCGCTAGCAATGACATGGTGTCGTGTACCATCCCAATATAAAAAGGCTTCTCCTAGTCCTGTTCCTGCGGCAATTAAGGCAATATTACCTTGGCGTTTCACCAGAGATGGGGTTAGGGAATAGTATTCGTCGGCAGATAAATATTGAATGCCATAAGCCATTGCTTCTAAATCATTTAGTAACTTTATTTGTTGGCAGTTTGTTTGCGTTTGTAATTGGGAAATATTGACACTCCAAGGCAAGTTTAGGGTTTGGCAGTGACCATTGATAACAGGACCTG contains:
- the glk gene encoding glucokinase gives rise to the protein MILAGDIGATKTLLALYDENTMSCQYQASYVGQAYNDFYSLLDDFLQRTQPNLTALCLGIAGPVINGHCQTLNLPWSVNISQLQTQTNCQQIKLLNDLEAMAYGIQYLSADEYYSLTPSLVKRQGNIALIAAGTGLGEAFLYWDGTRHHVIASEGGHVDFAPRNDLEIELLRFLQQRFNHVSYERLLSGAGLQVIYDFLKNQGYAQESPIISQQLQQATDPSALISHFALTNSSTLCNKTLEIFTSLYGAEAGNMALKCLSYGGVYLGGGIAPKILAELQKPYFLNAFYEKGRYRVINEQIPIYIILNQQVVLLGAAWQAMR